The following coding sequences are from one Streptomyces sp. NBC_01485 window:
- a CDS encoding amidohydrolase family protein, with product MPGGPVHEALAELELVDHHCHGVVTGPLDRPGFEALLTEGDPWPGVSTFDTPVGVAVRRHCAPLLDLERHAPPDVYLARRAELGPEEVNRRFLAAARTGVFCVDTGFAPQRVTTPAELAKAAGRAVAHEVVRLESVAEAVAARGVEADGYADAFRAAALDAVRRPGVVAVKSVAAYRTGFGLDPARPPDADVTRAARRWLARGGRLAEPVLVRHLLWTAVDLGLPLQLHTGFGDNDIRLHRVDPTRLTDWLHLTAGTIPVLFLHCWPYQRQAAYLAAVFEQVYLDVGLTLHHVGPTRARAVLEEALEITPFRKLLYSSDAYGVAEFYGLGALAFRRGLGDLLQDRVDADELGLPDALRLARWAGADNARRVYRLPDGH from the coding sequence ATGCCCGGCGGACCGGTCCACGAGGCGCTCGCCGAACTGGAGCTGGTGGACCACCACTGCCACGGCGTCGTCACCGGCCCGCTGGACCGGCCGGGCTTCGAGGCGCTGCTCACCGAGGGCGACCCGTGGCCCGGCGTCTCGACCTTCGACACCCCGGTGGGCGTGGCCGTACGCCGCCACTGCGCGCCCCTGCTCGACCTGGAGCGGCACGCGCCGCCCGACGTCTACCTGGCCCGCCGCGCCGAACTGGGCCCGGAGGAGGTCAACCGGCGGTTCCTCGCCGCGGCCCGGACCGGCGTGTTCTGCGTCGACACCGGGTTCGCCCCGCAGCGCGTCACCACGCCCGCCGAGCTGGCCAAGGCCGCCGGCCGGGCGGTCGCCCACGAGGTCGTGCGGCTGGAGTCCGTCGCGGAGGCGGTGGCCGCGCGGGGCGTCGAGGCCGACGGGTACGCCGACGCGTTCCGGGCGGCCGCGCTGGACGCGGTACGGCGGCCGGGGGTGGTCGCGGTGAAGTCGGTGGCCGCGTACCGCACCGGCTTCGGCCTGGACCCGGCCCGGCCCCCGGACGCCGACGTCACCCGGGCCGCCCGGCGCTGGCTGGCGCGCGGCGGACGGCTGGCGGAACCGGTGCTGGTCCGGCATCTGCTGTGGACCGCCGTCGACCTGGGACTGCCGCTGCAACTGCACACCGGCTTCGGCGACAACGACATCCGGCTCCACCGCGTGGATCCGACCCGTCTGACGGACTGGCTGCACCTGACGGCGGGCACGATCCCGGTGCTGTTCCTGCACTGCTGGCCCTACCAGCGGCAGGCCGCCTATCTGGCCGCGGTGTTCGAGCAGGTGTACCTGGATGTGGGGCTCACCCTGCATCATGTGGGTCCGACGCGAGCGCGGGCGGTCCTGGAGGAGGCGCTGGAGATCACACCGTTCCGCAAACTGCTGTACAGCTCCGACGCCTATGGTGTGGCCGAGTTCTACGGGCTCGGCGCGCTGGCGTTCCGCCGGGGGCTGGGGGATCTCCTCCAGGACCGGGTGGACGCCGACGAACTGGGCCTGCCCGACGCGCTGCGCCTGGCACGCTGGGCCGGAGCGGACAACGCCCGCCGGGTCTACCGGCTTCCCGACGGACACTGA